A stretch of the Pogona vitticeps strain Pit_001003342236 chromosome 8, PviZW2.1, whole genome shotgun sequence genome encodes the following:
- the LOC110072231 gene encoding disintegrin and metalloproteinase domain-containing protein 9 isoform X1 yields MMVTGRRAALSGFGLLLCAALSCQAERPGFQPLSDLSSYEIGVPRRITRERREQPPFSPASQDKLLYTIKIEGTKRTLHLVKNKQLLPKDFTVYTYNEDGTLHVEVKNFQDHCHYQGYVEGILNSVVAVSTCSGLRGLIQIENITYGIEPLDSSDSRHLIYRLENVRRHRLACGVSADPNQKCGRVDIPATPQLQRKKRGILHQTRYVELFIVVDRERYMVLGQNKTAVTEEMVHLANYLDSMYVMLNIRIVLVGLEIWTRQNQISIEGGAGDVLGNFVQWREQELVPRQRHDSAQLVLRKEFGGTAGMAYVGTVCSKSHAGGINVFGPISVQMFASIVAHELGHNLGMNHDDERNCHCETGNCIMNSGASGARNFSSCSEEDFEKLTLNKGGSCLLNIPRPEETYSIPYCGNKLVDAGEECDCGSLDECKTDPCCEAGTCKLRPGAECGYGDCCHNCYYLTKGTKCRESASECDLPEYCNGSSPFCPQDVTVQNGHPCHNEEAYCYNGLCQYYEAQCQAIFGPKAKAAPEICFSAVNSKGDRFGNCGYHGHDYKKCSSWNAMCGKLQCENVKTLPVFGIKPAIIQSPIKTSMCWGVDFQLGSDVPDPGMVNEGTKCAPGKVCKHYQCVDAAVLGYDCDTKNRCHGHGVCNSNKNCHCDPGWAPPFCDTKGYGGSADSGPPYNDEDNTTRNWLLVFFFLILPLLVALLFCYFTRNQFAKSIRPLVDSCCRCFSRSDHRTRQNVNTEFPPSAPYPPRDTSTQMNRQSNRYPVPSYTANQQWHGEPFHYKAPPVNSAPLVSQSMEQHFVPTRPPPPATKTTTAAQERFVPSRPAPLPPK; encoded by the exons ATGATGGTCACTGGCCGCCGGGCCGCGCTAAGCGGCTTTGGGCTCTTGCTGTGCGCGGCGCTCAGTTGCCAGGCCGAGCGCCCCG GCTTTCAGCCATTATCTGATTTGTCTTCCTATGAAATTGGTGTCCCCAGGAGGATAACGAGAGAACGACGTGAACAGCCACCTTTCAGCCCAGCGTCTCAG GACAAGTTATTGTATACCATCAAGATCGAAGGAACTAAACGGACGCTTCATCTAGTAAAAAACAA ACAACTTCTGCCGAAAGACTTCACAGTTTACACGTATAACGAAGACGGAACGCTTCATGTGGAAGTAAAAAATTTCCAG GATCACTGTCACTATCAAGGGTATGTGGAAGGAATATTAAACTCTGTCGTTGCTGTCAGCACCTGTTCTGGACTCAG GGGTTTAATCCAAATCGAAAACATCACCTATGGAATTGAACCCCTTGATTCGTCAGACTCCAGACATCTCATCTACCGACTGGAGAACGTGAGGAGGCACCGCCTGGCCTGTGGGGTTTCGGCTGACCCGAACCAAAAATGCGGAAGGGTGGACATCCCGGCCACACCTCAGTTGCAGAGA AAAAAGAGAGGCATCCTTCACCAGACAAGATACGTGGAGCTTTTCATAGTTGTGGACAGAGAAAGG tACATGGTTTTAGGCCAGAATAAAACAGCTGTAACAGAAGAGATGGTGCACTTAGCCAACTACTTGGACAGT aTGTACGTTATGTTGAACATCCGCATTGTGTTGGTCGGCTTGGAGATTTGGACGCGGCAAAATCAAATCAGCATAGAAGGAGGGGCGGGAGACGTGCTGGGTAACTTTGTACAGTGGCGAGAACAGGAGCTCGTCCCACGCCAAAGACATGACAGCGCGCAGCTTGTCCT GAGAAAGGAGTTTGGTGGAACAGCTGGGATGGCTTACGTGGGAACAGTGTGTTCTAAGAGCCACGCTGGAGGAATTAACGTG TTCGGACCGATCAGCGTCCAGATGTTTGCATCCATCGTCGCCCACGAGCTCGGCCACAACCTTGGAATGAACCATGACGATGAAAGGAACTGCCACTGTGAAACGGGGAACTGCATTATGAATTCTGGAGCATC AGGAGCCCGAAACTTCAGCAGCTGCAGCGAGGAAGACTTTGAGAAGCTCACGCTGAACAAGGGTGGAAGCTGCCTTCTCAATATCCCCCGGCCGGAGGAAACCTACAGTATTCCCTACTGCGGCAATAAGCTCGTGGATGCAGGGGAGGAATGCGATTGTGGCTCTCTGGAC gAGTGCAAAACTGATCCTTGCTGTGAAGCTGGAACGTGTAAACTCCGCCCAGGCGCCGAATGTGGTTATGGAGACTGCTGTCACAATTGCTAT taCTTGACCAAAGGCACCAAGTGCAGAGAAAGCGCCAGTGAGTGTGACCTCCCGGAGTACTGCAACGGATCCTCGCCCTTCTGCCCGCAGGACGTCACCGTTCAGAACGGGCACCCTTGCCACAACGAGGAAGCCTATTGCTACAACGGGTTGTGCCAGTACTACGAAGCGCAGTGCCAAGCCATCTTTGGCCCAA AAGCGAAGGCGGCCCCAGAAATTTGCTTCTCTGCCGTCAATTCCAAAGGGGACCGGTTTGGAAACTGTGGCTACCACGGCCATGATTACAAGAAGTGCTCAAGCTG GAATGCCATGTGTGGAAAGCTACAGTGTGAGAACGTGAAGACACTACCCGTCTTTGGGATCAAGCCGGCCATTATTCAGTCTCCTATCAAAACCAGCATGTGCTGGGGAGTGGATTTCCAGCTAGGATCGGACGTCCCAGACCCAGGAATGGTGAACGAAGGTACCAAGTGTGCACCTGGAAAG GTGTGTAAGCACTACCAGTGTGTGGATGCGGCAGTTTTGGGTTATGACTGTGACACAAAGAATCGGTGCCACGGCCACGGG GTATGCAATAGCAACAAGAACTGTCACTGTGATCCAGGCTGGGCCCCTCCCTTCTGTGACACCAAAGGATACGGTGGCAGTGCGGACAGTGGGCCTCCCTATAACG atgaAGATAACACAACCAGAAACTGGCTACTGGTATTCTTCTTCCTGATTCTTCCCCTTCTTGTGGCTTTGCTCTTCTGTTATTTTACAAGGAATCAGTTTGCGAAATCCATAAGGCCACTGGTGGACAGCTGTTGTCG GTGTTTCAGCAGATCGGATCACAGGACGCGGCAAAATGTAAACACAGAGTTCCCACCAAGCGCTCCATACCCTCCGAGAGATACATCAACTCAAATG AATAGGCAATCAAACAGATACCCTGTGCCATCCTACACAGCTAATCAGCAATGGCATGGTGAACCTTTCCATTACAAGGCGCCACCTGTAAATTCAGCACCACTTGTTTCCCAGTCCATGGAACAGCATTTTGTCCCAACAAG
- the TM2D2 gene encoding TM2 domain-containing protein 2: protein MTVGGPVCYALLCGQAALLLGNLLLLQGVSRSHQHNATESPPGRVATDDPGQPLDATAASSSSSGLWEYQGPYAPLVRCDHLPEEFIECEAPVDHGGNTSARDELGYGCLKFGGQAYSDVSHTQVFCKALDGIECAGNRTFLRGNKPCIKYTGHYFITTLLYSFFLGCFGVDRFCLGHTGTAVGKLLTLGGLGIWWFVDLILLITGGLMPSDGSNWCTIY, encoded by the exons ATGACGGTCGGAGGGCCGGTTTGCTACGCGCTGCTGTGCGGTCAAGCGGCGCTGTTGCTGGGCAACCTCCTTCTGCTCCAAGGGGTGTCCCGGAGCCACCAACACAACGCCACGGAGAGTCCGCCTGGCAGAGTCGCCACCGACGACCCGGGGCAGCCCCTTGACGCCAccgccgcctcttcctcctcctctggcctCTGGGAGTACCAAGGCCCTTACGCGCCGCTCGTCCGCTGCGATCACTT ACCTGAGGAGTTCATCGAATGCGAAGCTCCGGTGGATCACGGTGGAAACACAAGTGCCCGAGATGAACTGGGTTATGGGTGTCTCAAG TTTGGTGGTCAAGCATATAGTGACGTGAGCCACACTCAGGTGTTCTGTAAGGCGCTGGATGGCATTGAGTGTGCGGGCAATCGGACCTTCCTACGTGGAAATAAGCCGTGCATAAA ATACACGGGGCACTACTTCATCACCACTCTCCTCTACTCCTTTTTCCTGGGCTGCTTCGGAGTTGATCGGTTCTGCCTCGGGCACACCGGCACAGCGGTCGGCAAGCTGCTCACCCTGGGAGGGCTTGGGATCTGGTGGTTTGTGGACTTAATTCTCCTGATCACTGGAGGACTGATGCCCAGTGACGGCAGCAACTGGTGTActatttattaa
- the LOC110072231 gene encoding disintegrin and metalloproteinase domain-containing protein 9 isoform X2, protein MGFQPLSDLSSYEIGVPRRITRERREQPPFSPASQDKLLYTIKIEGTKRTLHLVKNKQLLPKDFTVYTYNEDGTLHVEVKNFQDHCHYQGYVEGILNSVVAVSTCSGLRGLIQIENITYGIEPLDSSDSRHLIYRLENVRRHRLACGVSADPNQKCGRVDIPATPQLQRKKRGILHQTRYVELFIVVDRERYMVLGQNKTAVTEEMVHLANYLDSMYVMLNIRIVLVGLEIWTRQNQISIEGGAGDVLGNFVQWREQELVPRQRHDSAQLVLRKEFGGTAGMAYVGTVCSKSHAGGINVFGPISVQMFASIVAHELGHNLGMNHDDERNCHCETGNCIMNSGASGARNFSSCSEEDFEKLTLNKGGSCLLNIPRPEETYSIPYCGNKLVDAGEECDCGSLDECKTDPCCEAGTCKLRPGAECGYGDCCHNCYYLTKGTKCRESASECDLPEYCNGSSPFCPQDVTVQNGHPCHNEEAYCYNGLCQYYEAQCQAIFGPKAKAAPEICFSAVNSKGDRFGNCGYHGHDYKKCSSWNAMCGKLQCENVKTLPVFGIKPAIIQSPIKTSMCWGVDFQLGSDVPDPGMVNEGTKCAPGKVCKHYQCVDAAVLGYDCDTKNRCHGHGVCNSNKNCHCDPGWAPPFCDTKGYGGSADSGPPYNDEDNTTRNWLLVFFFLILPLLVALLFCYFTRNQFAKSIRPLVDSCCRCFSRSDHRTRQNVNTEFPPSAPYPPRDTSTQMNRQSNRYPVPSYTANQQWHGEPFHYKAPPVNSAPLVSQSMEQHFVPTRPPPPATKTTTAAQERFVPSRPAPLPPK, encoded by the exons ATGG GCTTTCAGCCATTATCTGATTTGTCTTCCTATGAAATTGGTGTCCCCAGGAGGATAACGAGAGAACGACGTGAACAGCCACCTTTCAGCCCAGCGTCTCAG GACAAGTTATTGTATACCATCAAGATCGAAGGAACTAAACGGACGCTTCATCTAGTAAAAAACAA ACAACTTCTGCCGAAAGACTTCACAGTTTACACGTATAACGAAGACGGAACGCTTCATGTGGAAGTAAAAAATTTCCAG GATCACTGTCACTATCAAGGGTATGTGGAAGGAATATTAAACTCTGTCGTTGCTGTCAGCACCTGTTCTGGACTCAG GGGTTTAATCCAAATCGAAAACATCACCTATGGAATTGAACCCCTTGATTCGTCAGACTCCAGACATCTCATCTACCGACTGGAGAACGTGAGGAGGCACCGCCTGGCCTGTGGGGTTTCGGCTGACCCGAACCAAAAATGCGGAAGGGTGGACATCCCGGCCACACCTCAGTTGCAGAGA AAAAAGAGAGGCATCCTTCACCAGACAAGATACGTGGAGCTTTTCATAGTTGTGGACAGAGAAAGG tACATGGTTTTAGGCCAGAATAAAACAGCTGTAACAGAAGAGATGGTGCACTTAGCCAACTACTTGGACAGT aTGTACGTTATGTTGAACATCCGCATTGTGTTGGTCGGCTTGGAGATTTGGACGCGGCAAAATCAAATCAGCATAGAAGGAGGGGCGGGAGACGTGCTGGGTAACTTTGTACAGTGGCGAGAACAGGAGCTCGTCCCACGCCAAAGACATGACAGCGCGCAGCTTGTCCT GAGAAAGGAGTTTGGTGGAACAGCTGGGATGGCTTACGTGGGAACAGTGTGTTCTAAGAGCCACGCTGGAGGAATTAACGTG TTCGGACCGATCAGCGTCCAGATGTTTGCATCCATCGTCGCCCACGAGCTCGGCCACAACCTTGGAATGAACCATGACGATGAAAGGAACTGCCACTGTGAAACGGGGAACTGCATTATGAATTCTGGAGCATC AGGAGCCCGAAACTTCAGCAGCTGCAGCGAGGAAGACTTTGAGAAGCTCACGCTGAACAAGGGTGGAAGCTGCCTTCTCAATATCCCCCGGCCGGAGGAAACCTACAGTATTCCCTACTGCGGCAATAAGCTCGTGGATGCAGGGGAGGAATGCGATTGTGGCTCTCTGGAC gAGTGCAAAACTGATCCTTGCTGTGAAGCTGGAACGTGTAAACTCCGCCCAGGCGCCGAATGTGGTTATGGAGACTGCTGTCACAATTGCTAT taCTTGACCAAAGGCACCAAGTGCAGAGAAAGCGCCAGTGAGTGTGACCTCCCGGAGTACTGCAACGGATCCTCGCCCTTCTGCCCGCAGGACGTCACCGTTCAGAACGGGCACCCTTGCCACAACGAGGAAGCCTATTGCTACAACGGGTTGTGCCAGTACTACGAAGCGCAGTGCCAAGCCATCTTTGGCCCAA AAGCGAAGGCGGCCCCAGAAATTTGCTTCTCTGCCGTCAATTCCAAAGGGGACCGGTTTGGAAACTGTGGCTACCACGGCCATGATTACAAGAAGTGCTCAAGCTG GAATGCCATGTGTGGAAAGCTACAGTGTGAGAACGTGAAGACACTACCCGTCTTTGGGATCAAGCCGGCCATTATTCAGTCTCCTATCAAAACCAGCATGTGCTGGGGAGTGGATTTCCAGCTAGGATCGGACGTCCCAGACCCAGGAATGGTGAACGAAGGTACCAAGTGTGCACCTGGAAAG GTGTGTAAGCACTACCAGTGTGTGGATGCGGCAGTTTTGGGTTATGACTGTGACACAAAGAATCGGTGCCACGGCCACGGG GTATGCAATAGCAACAAGAACTGTCACTGTGATCCAGGCTGGGCCCCTCCCTTCTGTGACACCAAAGGATACGGTGGCAGTGCGGACAGTGGGCCTCCCTATAACG atgaAGATAACACAACCAGAAACTGGCTACTGGTATTCTTCTTCCTGATTCTTCCCCTTCTTGTGGCTTTGCTCTTCTGTTATTTTACAAGGAATCAGTTTGCGAAATCCATAAGGCCACTGGTGGACAGCTGTTGTCG GTGTTTCAGCAGATCGGATCACAGGACGCGGCAAAATGTAAACACAGAGTTCCCACCAAGCGCTCCATACCCTCCGAGAGATACATCAACTCAAATG AATAGGCAATCAAACAGATACCCTGTGCCATCCTACACAGCTAATCAGCAATGGCATGGTGAACCTTTCCATTACAAGGCGCCACCTGTAAATTCAGCACCACTTGTTTCCCAGTCCATGGAACAGCATTTTGTCCCAACAAG